The Kineothrix sp. MB12-C1 genome includes a window with the following:
- a CDS encoding rod-binding protein produces MDIGSGVSSAYTSYLSSQASSKLNSRIKTKDYSQSSEDELLAACKEFESYFMEQIYKEMQKTVDVFKEDKTSPNDTLVDFFKDGAIQDLASTSTENEGLGLAQMLYEQMKRNYNL; encoded by the coding sequence ATGGATATTGGAAGTGGTGTTTCTTCTGCATATACGAGTTATTTGTCATCTCAAGCATCCTCTAAGCTGAATAGCCGCATCAAGACGAAAGATTATTCTCAGTCTTCAGAAGATGAACTGTTAGCAGCATGTAAAGAGTTCGAGTCATATTTTATGGAACAGATTTACAAAGAAATGCAGAAAACAGTGGATGTATTCAAGGAGGATAAGACAAGCCCGAACGATACATTGGTAGACTTTTTCAAGGATGGTGCGATACAAGATTTGGCGAGCACATCGACTGAAAATGAAGGGCTTGGTCTGGCACAGATGCTCTATGAGCAGATGAAAAGAAATTATAATTTGTAA
- a CDS encoding flagellar hook-basal body protein: MLKGLYTAYTGMVNEQRRMDVLTNNLANANTNGYKKEGATSQAFDDVLAFKIKDMSEGRGSARALGINNLGVKIGEGYTDYSQGPVKGTENPFDLALSGEGFFEVQYMNREGETSTKYTRDGSFTMNAQGYLVTHDGDFVINTTGARIRLDPELDFRVDTSGNIMQGDENSPVTTIRIRDFVDYDYLEKFGENYYQTVDGYRFQDATAKVNQGYLETSNISVVTEMTNMINVSRAYETNQKVIQTYDSSLEIAVNQLGKL; this comes from the coding sequence ATGCTTAAGGGTCTATACACTGCCTATACAGGTATGGTAAATGAACAAAGAAGAATGGACGTCCTTACGAACAATCTGGCCAATGCCAATACGAATGGCTATAAGAAAGAGGGAGCGACAAGTCAGGCTTTTGATGATGTGCTCGCTTTCAAGATTAAGGATATGTCAGAAGGGCGCGGGAGTGCGAGAGCACTCGGCATAAACAACTTGGGGGTAAAGATTGGGGAAGGTTACACGGATTATTCTCAAGGACCGGTGAAGGGAACAGAAAATCCTTTTGATTTGGCATTATCGGGTGAAGGCTTTTTTGAAGTACAGTATATGAATAGAGAGGGCGAGACCTCTACGAAATATACGAGAGATGGAAGCTTTACCATGAATGCACAGGGCTATCTCGTAACCCATGACGGAGATTTTGTCATCAATACTACGGGAGCGCGGATTCGGTTGGATCCTGAACTCGATTTCAGAGTGGATACATCGGGCAATATTATGCAAGGAGATGAGAATTCTCCTGTGACTACAATACGAATTCGAGATTTTGTAGATTATGATTATTTGGAGAAATTCGGTGAGAACTATTATCAGACAGTGGATGGCTATCGGTTTCAAGATGCCACAGCCAAGGTAAATCAGGGATATCTGGAGACCTCCAATATTTCGGTAGTTACAGAGATGACGAATATGATAAATGTATCGAGAGCTTATGAAACGAATCAGAAGGTGATTCAGACTTACGATAGCAGCCTGGAAATTGCTGTTAACCAGCTTGGAAAGCTGTAG
- a CDS encoding flagellar hook-basal body protein: MIRSLWSAATGMNAQQTNVDTIANNLANVNTVGYKSQVAQFKTLLYQTLQTKTTTANGDPKPVTSQVGLGVRNASINQIFTQGSLIASESNTSFAIEGEGYFAVRNENDEINYTRNGDFTWALGAGNTIMLTTTDGNPVLDAQGRSILLSSGFMTNRIAISSDGTLSYPDENNNLQSLNITIGTYQFRNPAGLERQGDSLWAVTGASGAAINESTAVGVTRSKVVQGYLEGSNVKVADEMVNLIVAQRAYEMNSKAITTSDEMLQQANNLKR, encoded by the coding sequence ATGATTAGAAGTTTATGGTCAGCAGCAACCGGAATGAATGCACAGCAGACGAATGTGGACACTATTGCCAATAATCTGGCGAATGTGAATACAGTAGGTTATAAATCACAGGTTGCACAGTTTAAAACATTGCTATACCAGACATTACAGACTAAGACGACTACGGCTAATGGAGATCCGAAGCCGGTAACTTCTCAAGTAGGGCTAGGTGTGCGTAACGCTTCTATTAATCAGATATTTACACAAGGAAGTCTGATTGCTTCGGAGAGTAATACCTCATTTGCGATTGAAGGCGAAGGATATTTCGCAGTTAGAAATGAAAATGATGAAATTAATTATACACGTAACGGTGATTTTACATGGGCGTTAGGGGCAGGAAATACAATTATGCTCACGACAACAGATGGCAATCCTGTTTTGGATGCTCAGGGAAGAAGTATTCTTCTGTCCAGTGGATTCATGACGAATCGAATTGCCATTAGTTCAGACGGAACGCTCAGTTATCCCGATGAGAATAATAATTTACAGTCTCTCAATATTACAATTGGTACCTATCAGTTCCGTAATCCGGCAGGATTAGAAAGACAGGGAGATTCTCTTTGGGCGGTGACCGGTGCGAGCGGAGCTGCAATCAATGAATCTACGGCGGTAGGCGTTACGAGGAGTAAAGTAGTACAAGGGTATCTGGAAGGATCTAATGTAAAGGTTGCGGATGAGATGGTGAATCTTATCGTTGCACAGAGAGCTTATGAAATGAATTCCAAAGCGATTACGACATCCGATGAGATGCTGCAGCAAGCGAATAACCTGAAGCGTTAG